A window of Diadema setosum chromosome 2, eeDiaSeto1, whole genome shotgun sequence contains these coding sequences:
- the LOC140240452 gene encoding uncharacterized protein — translation MDENSVIIQPGQGDRCQDDKFDIEEGEVPPPVVEKVPNIAAKFAVAEEVGPPIDPEIAKSTAYLLTHQLEPKVVDDTITKYPIPSNCELVDVPKVNQRIWNGLPAFSKTRDLKFQRLQKNLTRGINAYIHTVSAQNITEQQQDALALLCSANFELNSLRKEFMKPDIGYQFQHLCKPSTPVSKFLFGDDLGKQMKDIRDEQKATEGVLRSEHSRQYKKQRFSPYDYGRSAYGKGRSKITSGSSNLPQQYRDAGWTTSRASTSDVTRPTGAKGPWTGATSHAFLGQRPKGRGKPPAPHTFTHPSQHQPHCGSKQGSGMKRAR, via the coding sequence ATGGATGAAAACTCAGTGATTATCCAACCAGGTCAAGGGGATCGTTGTCAGgatgacaaatttgatattgAAGAAGGCGAAGTTCCCCCTCCTGTAGTGGAAAAAGTTCCAAACATTGCAGCCAAATTTGCTGTGGCTGAGGAAGTTGGTCCCCCCATTGACCCAGAAATTGCTAAGTCTACAGCCTACCTTCTGACCCACCAGCTTGAGCCCAAAGTGGTAGATGATACGATCACTAAATACCCCATTCCCAGCAACTGTGAGCTGGTGGATGTGCCGAAAGTCAACCAAAGAATCTGGAATGGGCTCCCTGCCTTTTCAAAGACACGAGACCTCAAATTTCAGAGACTCCAAAAGAATCTCACGAGAGGCATCaatgcctacatacatacagtgtcgGCACAGAATATTACTGAACAGCAGCAAGATGCACTAGCACTTCTGTGCAGTGCGAACTTTGAGCTAAATTCCTTACGTAAGGAATTCATGAAACCAGACATTGGTTATCAATTCCAACATCTCTGCAAGCCCTCTACACCGGTCTCCAAATTCCTTTTCGGTGACGACCTGGGAAAGCAAATGAAAGACATTAGAGATGAACAAAAAGCAACTGAGGGTGTCCTCAGGAGTGAGCATAGCAGACAGTACAAAAAGCAGCGTTTCAGCCCATATGACTACGGCAGGAGTGCATATGGCAAGGGCAGGAGCAAGATTACATCAGGAAGCTCGAATTTGCCCCAACAGTACCGCGACGCGGGCTGGACTACATCTCGTGCAAGCACAAGTGATGTGACTAGGCCTACAGGTGCAAAAGGACCGTGGACTGGAGCTACCAGCCATGCTTTTTTGGGCCAGCGCcccaaggggagggggaagccgCCAGCTCCCCACACCTTCACACATCCCAGCCAGCACCAACCGCACTGCGGCAGCAAGCAAGGCTCAGGGATGAAGAGAGCACGATAA